The following are encoded together in the Streptomyces asoensis genome:
- a CDS encoding GH1 family beta-glucosidase has product MPEPVTPVTFPPAFLWGAATSAYQIEGAVREGGRTPSIWDTFSHTPGRTAGGETGDIAVDHYHRYRDDVALMAELGLSAYRFSISWSRVQPTGRGPAIQVGLDFYRRLVDELLAKGIKPAVTLYHWDLPQELEDAGGWPERDTAYRFAEYAQIVGEALGDRVENWITLNEPWCSAFLGYASGVHAPGRTEPVASLKAAHHLNLAHGLGTSALRAAMPSRNSVALSLNSSVVRPLSPGDPADLAAVQKIDDLANGVFHGPILRGAYPETLLAATSSLTDWSYVLDGDLRAIHQPLDALGLNYYTPTLVSAADAAVRGPRSDGHGASEHSPWPGADDVAFHLTPGDRTEMGWSIDPTGLHELIMRYSREAPGLPLYITENGAAYDDKPDSDGRVHDPERIAYLNGHLSAVRRAIADGADVRGYYLWSLLDNFEWAYGYEKRFGAVYVDYATLTRTPKSSALWYSQAARTGTLAPTETT; this is encoded by the coding sequence ATGCCTGAGCCCGTTACTCCGGTGACCTTCCCGCCCGCCTTCCTCTGGGGCGCCGCGACCTCCGCGTACCAGATCGAGGGGGCGGTGCGCGAGGGCGGCCGTACCCCCTCGATCTGGGACACCTTCAGTCATACGCCCGGCAGGACGGCCGGTGGTGAAACCGGTGACATCGCTGTCGACCACTACCACCGCTACCGCGACGACGTGGCCCTGATGGCGGAGCTGGGCCTGTCCGCGTACCGCTTCTCGATCTCCTGGTCCCGGGTCCAGCCCACCGGGCGGGGTCCCGCGATCCAGGTGGGCCTGGACTTCTACCGCCGGCTGGTGGACGAGCTGCTGGCGAAGGGCATCAAGCCGGCCGTCACCCTCTACCACTGGGACCTGCCGCAGGAGCTGGAGGACGCGGGCGGCTGGCCCGAGCGCGACACGGCGTACCGGTTCGCGGAGTACGCGCAGATCGTCGGCGAGGCGCTCGGCGACCGGGTGGAGAACTGGATCACGCTGAACGAGCCGTGGTGCAGCGCGTTCCTGGGCTACGCGTCGGGCGTGCACGCGCCGGGCCGTACCGAGCCGGTGGCCTCGCTCAAGGCGGCGCACCACCTGAACCTGGCCCACGGCCTCGGCACCTCGGCGCTGCGCGCGGCCATGCCGTCCCGCAACTCGGTGGCGCTCAGCCTCAACTCGTCGGTGGTGCGCCCGCTCTCCCCGGGCGACCCGGCGGACCTCGCCGCGGTGCAGAAGATCGACGACCTGGCGAACGGCGTCTTCCACGGCCCGATCCTGCGGGGCGCCTACCCGGAGACGCTGCTGGCGGCGACCTCGTCGCTGACCGACTGGTCGTACGTCCTGGACGGCGACCTGCGCGCCATCCACCAGCCGCTGGACGCGCTGGGCCTGAACTACTACACGCCCACGCTGGTCTCGGCGGCGGACGCGGCGGTGCGGGGCCCCCGCTCGGACGGTCATGGCGCGAGCGAGCACTCGCCCTGGCCCGGCGCGGACGACGTGGCCTTCCATCTGACGCCCGGCGACCGCACGGAGATGGGCTGGTCCATCGACCCGACCGGTCTGCACGAGCTGATCATGCGCTACAGCAGGGAGGCCCCGGGCCTGCCGCTGTACATCACCGAGAACGGCGCGGCCTACGACGACAAGCCCGACTCGGACGGCCGGGTCCACGACCCCGAGCGGATCGCGTACCTGAACGGCCACCTGTCGGCGGTCCGCCGGGCGATCGCGGACGGCGCGGACGTGCGGGGCTACTACCTCTGGTCCCTCCTCGACAACTTCGAGTGGGCCTACGGCTACGAGAAGCGCTTCGGCGCGGTGTACGTGGACTACGCGACGCTGACGCGTACGCCGAAGTCGAGTGCGCTGTGGTACAGCCAGGCGGCCCGCACGGGGACCCTGGCGCCGACCGAGACCACCTGA
- a CDS encoding carbohydrate ABC transporter permease has translation MATRHDTAAPPVKEGGAAPGRPPAEPTEAEQRHRARLSRRWQRDKRWSPYAFVSPFFLLFLAFGLFPLVYTGWASLHQVEMTAPTDMTWVGMRNYTRIFDDDFFWNAAKNTLTIGIISTVPQLLMAMGLAHILNYKLRASTFYRVAMLAPYATSIAAASLVFVLLFGRDYGMINWALHFVGIDAIDWQNDKWPSQFAVSSIVIWRWTGYNALIYLAAMQAIPQDLYESAALDGASRWKQFLHVTLPSLRPTILFTVVVSTIGASQVFGEPLLFDANKGASGGAEHQFQTLGLYLYEQGWVNQHLGRASAIAWTMFLILIVIGIVNYVISRRLRASS, from the coding sequence ATGGCCACCCGCCACGACACCGCCGCGCCCCCCGTCAAGGAGGGGGGCGCGGCCCCGGGCCGCCCGCCCGCAGAACCCACGGAGGCGGAGCAGCGGCACCGGGCCCGGCTGTCCCGCCGCTGGCAGCGCGACAAGCGCTGGAGCCCGTACGCCTTCGTCTCGCCGTTCTTCCTGCTGTTCCTCGCGTTCGGCCTCTTCCCGCTCGTGTACACGGGCTGGGCGTCGCTGCACCAGGTGGAGATGACCGCGCCCACCGACATGACGTGGGTGGGGATGCGCAACTACACGCGCATCTTCGACGACGACTTCTTCTGGAACGCGGCGAAGAACACCCTGACGATCGGGATCATCTCGACCGTCCCGCAGCTGCTGATGGCCATGGGCCTGGCCCACATCCTCAACTACAAGCTGCGTGCCTCGACCTTCTACCGGGTCGCGATGCTCGCCCCGTACGCGACCTCGATCGCGGCGGCCTCGCTGGTCTTCGTGCTGCTCTTCGGGCGCGACTACGGCATGATCAACTGGGCGCTGCACTTCGTGGGCATCGACGCGATCGACTGGCAGAACGACAAGTGGCCGTCGCAGTTCGCGGTGTCGTCGATCGTCATCTGGCGGTGGACGGGCTACAACGCGCTGATCTACCTGGCCGCGATGCAGGCGATCCCGCAGGACCTCTACGAGTCGGCGGCCCTGGACGGCGCGAGCCGCTGGAAGCAGTTCCTGCACGTCACGCTGCCGTCGCTGCGGCCGACGATCCTGTTCACGGTCGTCGTCTCGACGATCGGCGCGAGCCAGGTGTTCGGCGAGCCGCTGCTGTTCGATGCCAACAAGGGCGCGTCGGGCGGCGCCGAGCACCAGTTCCAGACGCTGGGCCTGTACCTGTACGAGCAGGGCTGGGTGAACCAGCACCTGGGCCGGGCCTCCGCGATCGCCTGGACGATGTTCCTGATCCTCATCGTGATCGGCATCGTCAACTACGTCATCTCGCGCCGGCTGCGCGCCAGTAGTTAG
- a CDS encoding carbohydrate ABC transporter permease, translating into MSTATDPLAPRRTPVRPARILLHTFLVVTALAWLAPLLWAVFAALRPYSETSDKGYVSWPDKLSLDNFTNAFEQSDMLHYFGNTLLVAVPAVLLTLLLASMVAFYVSRFDFRVNLFLLLVFTAGNLLPQQVIITPLYRLYLLIDLPGITMSGKLYDSALGLVLIHVAFQSGFCAFVLSNYMRSLPHELTEAALVDGASVWRLYWQIVLPLCKPAMAALATLLSIWIYNDFFWAIVLISTGENMPITSALNNLSGQYFTDPNLVAAGALLTAIPTLIVYFALQRQFVSGLTLGANKG; encoded by the coding sequence ATGAGCACGGCCACCGACCCCCTCGCACCGCGGCGCACACCGGTGCGCCCCGCCCGGATCCTGCTGCACACCTTCCTCGTCGTCACCGCGCTGGCCTGGCTCGCCCCCCTGCTGTGGGCGGTGTTCGCGGCCCTGCGCCCTTACTCCGAGACCAGCGACAAGGGCTACGTCTCCTGGCCCGACAAGCTGTCCCTCGACAACTTCACCAACGCCTTCGAGCAGTCCGACATGCTGCACTACTTCGGGAACACGCTGCTCGTCGCGGTCCCGGCCGTGCTGCTGACGCTGCTGCTGGCGTCCATGGTCGCGTTCTACGTCAGCCGTTTCGACTTCCGCGTCAACCTGTTCCTGCTGCTGGTGTTCACCGCGGGCAACCTCCTCCCGCAGCAGGTGATCATCACCCCGCTGTACCGGCTGTACCTCCTGATCGACCTGCCCGGCATCACCATGAGCGGCAAGCTCTACGACTCCGCGCTCGGCCTGGTCCTCATCCACGTGGCCTTCCAGTCCGGGTTCTGCGCGTTCGTGCTGAGCAACTACATGCGCTCCCTGCCCCACGAACTGACCGAGGCCGCCCTCGTCGACGGCGCCTCCGTGTGGCGGCTGTACTGGCAGATCGTGCTGCCCCTGTGCAAGCCCGCGATGGCCGCCCTCGCGACCCTGCTGTCCATCTGGATCTACAACGACTTCTTCTGGGCGATCGTGCTGATCTCCACCGGCGAGAACATGCCGATCACCTCGGCCCTGAACAACCTCTCCGGCCAGTACTTCACCGACCCCAACCTCGTCGCCGCCGGCGCCCTGCTCACCGCGATCCCCACCCTGATCGTGTACTTCGCGCTCCAGCGCCAGTTCGTCAGCGGCCTCACCCTCGGTGCCAACAAGGGCTGA
- a CDS encoding carbohydrate ABC transporter permease, with protein MSIDAPTENPEAAAVPPPGPVPPKKRVPQGHRRLLTRRDRITLAFMAGVPTVLHVALVWLTALASIALAFTTWDGIGFDSIKWVGLDNFRQLFTDNPQFWPAVQHNVIWFVVLILIPTPMGLFLAVQLDKKIRFSRVYQTAFFLPVVVSLAVTGFVWQLVYNPDTGLINSLIGANRPGHYIDWIGDPHLNLWAVLVAASWRHTGYMMILYLAGLKGVDPSLREASALDGASEWQTFKNVIFPTLRPTNTVVLVVTIIEALRAFDLVFVFNKGAQGTELLSILVTNNIIGESSRIGYGSAIAVVLLVISLAVIIPYLIATFRKERRA; from the coding sequence ATGAGCATCGACGCCCCCACCGAGAACCCGGAGGCGGCCGCCGTGCCGCCTCCGGGCCCCGTACCCCCGAAGAAGCGGGTCCCGCAGGGCCACCGGCGCCTGCTGACCCGCCGCGACCGGATCACCCTCGCCTTCATGGCGGGCGTGCCCACGGTCCTGCACGTGGCCCTCGTCTGGCTGACCGCCCTCGCCTCGATCGCCCTGGCCTTCACCACCTGGGACGGCATCGGCTTCGACTCCATCAAGTGGGTCGGCCTGGACAACTTCCGGCAGCTGTTCACGGACAACCCGCAGTTCTGGCCCGCGGTCCAGCACAACGTCATCTGGTTCGTCGTACTCATCCTGATCCCGACGCCGATGGGCCTGTTCCTGGCCGTCCAGCTGGACAAGAAGATCCGCTTCAGCCGGGTCTACCAGACGGCCTTCTTCCTCCCCGTCGTCGTGTCGCTCGCGGTCACCGGCTTCGTCTGGCAGCTCGTCTACAACCCCGACACCGGCCTGATCAACAGCCTGATCGGCGCCAACCGGCCCGGCCACTACATCGACTGGATCGGCGACCCGCACCTCAACCTGTGGGCCGTGCTGGTGGCGGCCTCCTGGCGGCACACCGGCTACATGATGATCCTCTACCTGGCCGGCCTGAAGGGCGTCGACCCGTCGCTGCGGGAGGCCTCGGCGCTGGACGGCGCGAGCGAGTGGCAGACGTTCAAGAACGTCATCTTCCCCACCCTGCGCCCCACCAACACCGTCGTACTCGTCGTCACGATCATCGAGGCGCTGCGCGCCTTCGACCTGGTCTTCGTCTTCAACAAGGGCGCCCAGGGCACCGAACTGCTCTCCATCCTGGTCACCAACAACATCATCGGCGAGTCCAGCCGGATCGGATACGGCTCCGCGATCGCCGTCGTCCTCCTGGTGATCTCCCTCGCCGTGATCATCCCGTACCTGATCGCTACCTTCCGCAAGGAGCGACGCGCATGA
- a CDS encoding beta-galactosidase, with amino-acid sequence MTRRELGLPGIVYGGDYNPEQWPQEVWAEDMRLMAEAGVTMVSVNIFSWALLEPAEGTYDFSHLDRVLDLLHAHGIAADLATPTAAPPAWFFRAHPEALPVDRDGRVLSYGSRQTFCPSSPAYREAALRIARALGQRYADHPAVALWHVHNEYGCHNAECFCDTSAAAFRDWLRDRYGDDPAALNEAWGTAFWSQWYYDWDEVLPPRATGAVPNPAHRLDWRRFSSDALLSLCRAERQVLAEAAPSVPATTNFMVMYNFDALDYWRWAPELDVVSNDHYLRSTDPESEIDIAMSGDLVRSLAGGRPWLLMEHSTGAVNWQPVNRAKTAGELRRNALAHVARGADGIAYFQWRAAKAGAEQWHSAMLPHAGTDSAVWRDVVALGADLRALAEVQGSTGTAETAVVWDWDAKWALELPSQPSELLRHLELVRSWYEPLWRAGVAVDFVRPDADLSAYRLVLAPSLYLVDDAGAANLTSFARQGGTLAVGFHSGAVDENCQVRLGGYPGAFREVLGVRTDELFPLLPGESVGLDTGGTGSLWSERVRPAGAKVVSSFADGPLKGVPAVTRHGCGEGTAWYLATLPDPDTLARLLDRVRAEAGVRPVLEDVPPGVEAVRRRGPAADFLFLIDHTGRGATVPVPAGSTELLTATPLPDGSVLVPPGGAAVVRRPTGV; translated from the coding sequence ATGACGCGTCGCGAACTCGGTCTGCCCGGCATCGTCTACGGCGGCGACTACAACCCCGAGCAGTGGCCGCAGGAGGTGTGGGCCGAGGACATGCGGCTCATGGCCGAGGCCGGGGTGACCATGGTCAGCGTCAACATCTTCTCCTGGGCACTCCTGGAACCGGCCGAGGGCACGTACGACTTCTCGCACCTCGACCGCGTCCTCGACCTGCTCCACGCCCACGGCATCGCCGCCGACCTGGCCACCCCGACGGCCGCGCCGCCCGCGTGGTTCTTCCGGGCCCACCCCGAGGCGCTGCCCGTGGACCGGGACGGCCGCGTGCTGTCGTACGGCAGCCGGCAGACCTTCTGCCCGAGCAGCCCCGCCTACCGGGAGGCCGCGCTGCGGATCGCCCGCGCGCTGGGGCAGCGGTACGCGGACCACCCGGCGGTGGCCCTGTGGCACGTCCACAACGAGTACGGCTGCCACAACGCGGAGTGCTTCTGCGACACGAGCGCGGCGGCGTTCCGCGACTGGCTGCGGGACCGGTACGGCGACGACCCGGCCGCGCTGAACGAGGCCTGGGGCACCGCCTTCTGGAGCCAGTGGTACTACGACTGGGACGAGGTCCTGCCGCCGAGGGCGACCGGCGCGGTCCCCAACCCGGCCCACCGGCTGGACTGGCGCCGCTTCTCCAGCGACGCGCTGCTGTCGCTGTGCCGGGCGGAACGGCAGGTGCTGGCCGAGGCCGCCCCCTCGGTGCCCGCGACCACCAACTTCATGGTGATGTACAACTTCGACGCGCTGGACTACTGGCGCTGGGCACCGGAGCTGGACGTGGTCTCCAACGACCACTACCTCCGTTCCACGGACCCCGAGTCGGAGATCGACATCGCGATGAGCGGCGATCTCGTGCGCTCGCTCGCGGGCGGCCGGCCGTGGCTGCTGATGGAGCACTCGACGGGCGCCGTGAACTGGCAGCCCGTCAACCGGGCCAAAACCGCGGGGGAGTTGCGGCGCAACGCCCTCGCGCACGTGGCCCGGGGCGCCGACGGCATCGCCTACTTCCAGTGGCGCGCGGCGAAGGCGGGGGCCGAACAGTGGCACTCGGCGATGCTGCCGCACGCGGGCACGGACAGCGCCGTCTGGCGGGACGTCGTCGCGCTGGGCGCGGATCTGCGGGCGCTGGCCGAGGTACAGGGCAGCACCGGCACGGCCGAGACGGCGGTGGTCTGGGACTGGGACGCGAAATGGGCCCTCGAACTACCCTCGCAACCCAGCGAGTTGCTTCGTCACCTGGAGCTGGTCCGGTCCTGGTACGAGCCCCTGTGGCGGGCGGGTGTCGCGGTGGACTTCGTACGCCCCGACGCGGACCTCTCGGCGTACCGGCTGGTGCTCGCCCCGAGCCTGTACCTGGTGGACGACGCGGGAGCCGCGAACCTCACCTCCTTCGCGCGCCAGGGCGGCACGCTGGCCGTCGGCTTCCACAGCGGGGCGGTCGACGAGAACTGCCAGGTGCGGCTGGGCGGTTACCCGGGCGCCTTCCGGGAGGTCCTCGGCGTCCGCACGGACGAACTGTTCCCGCTGCTGCCGGGGGAGAGCGTCGGCCTGGACACCGGGGGCACGGGGTCGCTCTGGTCCGAGCGGGTCCGGCCCGCCGGAGCCAAGGTGGTGTCCTCGTTCGCCGACGGCCCGCTCAAGGGCGTCCCCGCGGTCACCCGGCACGGCTGCGGCGAGGGCACCGCCTGGTATCTGGCGACCCTTCCCGACCCGGACACGCTGGCCCGGCTGCTGGACCGGGTCCGCGCGGAGGCCGGGGTGCGGCCGGTGCTGGAGGACGTGCCGCCCGGCGTGGAGGCGGTCCGCCGCCGGGGCCCCGCGGCCGACTTCCTCTTCCTCATCGACCACACCGGACGGGGCGCGACGGTACCGGTCCCGGCCGGCTCTACGGAGCTGCTCACCGCGACCCCCCTGCCGGACGGCTCCGTCCTCGTCCCGCCGGGCGGAGCGGCGGTCGTCCGCCGGCCGACCGGCGTCTGA
- a CDS encoding glycoside hydrolase family 36 protein: MKETPVPHHPFTPVAAVPVDPRRARVHEEGWQSWSPSGTYALDADPYRPTDDNRATVCYRPGVTVPAGVFQGEGLLALDPGDGSPVRLWAAPDPRREVPSVRLTRAGSVAEISADGPVKEFTGTGVQEVLADWAAGLGLPAPRPAPTVWCSWYEYFTAVTEDDVHENLRAMDTLDLPVDVVQIDDGYQSALGDWLTLSGRFRSRSGIADAIRARGRRAGIWTAPFLVDPHSELAARHPGWLVRSAYGGFAHAGRNWGHDLRVLDTTHPEAAAYLTDVFRTLRAEGYDYFKADFLYAGALDGVRYDDRVDALTAYRSGIALIREAIGPQAYLLGCGAPILPSVGLFDAMRVSPDTAPHRRPEAGDHSQPGQDPAEFTGAARQWQHGRLWTNDPDCLMARPAVETRERWAAHVEATGGLMASSDRLLSLDPWGVETTRRLLSGGRR, translated from the coding sequence GTGAAAGAGACCCCCGTGCCGCACCACCCCTTCACCCCCGTCGCCGCCGTCCCCGTGGATCCGCGCCGCGCCCGCGTCCACGAGGAGGGCTGGCAGTCCTGGAGCCCCAGCGGCACCTACGCCCTCGACGCCGACCCGTACCGTCCGACCGACGACAACCGGGCGACGGTCTGCTACCGCCCCGGCGTGACCGTCCCCGCCGGCGTCTTCCAGGGCGAGGGGCTGCTCGCCCTCGACCCCGGCGACGGCTCACCGGTCCGCCTGTGGGCGGCGCCCGACCCGCGGCGGGAGGTGCCGTCCGTCCGCCTGACCCGGGCCGGGTCCGTGGCGGAGATCAGCGCCGACGGGCCGGTGAAGGAGTTCACGGGCACCGGCGTCCAGGAGGTCCTGGCCGACTGGGCCGCAGGGCTCGGCCTCCCCGCCCCCCGGCCGGCGCCGACCGTCTGGTGCTCCTGGTACGAGTACTTCACCGCCGTCACCGAGGACGACGTCCACGAGAACCTGCGCGCGATGGACACCCTCGACCTGCCCGTCGACGTCGTCCAGATCGACGACGGCTACCAGAGCGCCCTGGGCGACTGGCTCACCCTGTCCGGCCGCTTCCGCTCCCGGTCCGGCATCGCCGACGCCATCCGCGCCCGGGGCCGGCGCGCGGGCATCTGGACCGCGCCCTTCCTGGTCGACCCGCACAGCGAACTCGCCGCCCGCCACCCCGGCTGGCTGGTCCGCTCCGCCTACGGCGGCTTCGCGCACGCGGGCCGCAACTGGGGCCACGACCTGCGGGTCCTCGACACCACCCACCCCGAGGCGGCCGCGTACCTGACGGACGTCTTCCGGACGCTGCGCGCCGAGGGCTACGACTACTTCAAGGCCGACTTCCTGTACGCGGGCGCGCTGGACGGCGTCCGGTACGACGACCGCGTGGACGCGCTGACGGCATACCGCTCGGGCATCGCGCTGATCCGCGAGGCGATCGGCCCGCAGGCCTACCTCCTGGGCTGCGGCGCGCCGATCCTGCCCTCCGTCGGTCTCTTCGACGCCATGCGCGTCAGCCCCGACACGGCCCCGCACCGCCGTCCCGAGGCCGGCGACCACAGCCAGCCCGGCCAGGACCCGGCCGAGTTCACCGGCGCGGCCCGCCAGTGGCAGCACGGCCGGCTCTGGACCAACGACCCCGACTGCCTGATGGCGCGTCCGGCGGTGGAGACCCGTGAGCGGTGGGCCGCGCACGTGGAGGCCACGGGCGGGCTGATGGCGTCCAGCGACCGGCTGCTGTCGCTCGACCCCTGGGGCGTGGAGACGACCCGCCGGCTGCTGTCGGGAGGCCGGCGATGA
- a CDS encoding carbohydrate ABC transporter permease, with protein MEPEDAVPTARKVRRPKSARAGGQMHGGPVAYIILGVFTIVSLFPLVWTAIAASRDNNRLAQNPPPFVFGSNLFHNLDVAWNDANLGKAFVNTTIVAGTSAATIVFLSTIAGFAFAKLRFRGRGALMLIVIGTMMVPPQLSIIPLYMMVAKLEWTDQLQSVILPSLVSAFGVFFMRQYLIQALPDEIIEAARVDGASSWRVVWHVVFPAARPAMAVLGMLMFVQTWNDFLWPFLVLSQTGNPTVQVAVAGLGRGYTPDQSLIMAGALLGTLPLLLVFAIFGKQIVGGIMQGAVKG; from the coding sequence GTGGAACCCGAGGACGCCGTACCGACGGCCCGCAAGGTGCGCCGGCCCAAGTCCGCGCGGGCCGGCGGGCAGATGCACGGCGGCCCGGTCGCCTACATCATCCTGGGCGTGTTCACCATAGTTTCGCTGTTCCCGCTGGTGTGGACGGCGATCGCCGCGTCCCGCGACAACAACCGGCTGGCGCAGAACCCGCCCCCGTTCGTGTTCGGTTCGAACCTCTTCCACAACCTGGACGTGGCCTGGAACGACGCCAACCTGGGCAAGGCGTTCGTCAACACGACGATCGTGGCGGGCACGTCGGCGGCGACGATCGTCTTCCTGTCGACGATCGCCGGCTTCGCCTTCGCCAAACTGCGGTTCCGGGGCCGGGGCGCGCTGATGCTGATCGTGATCGGCACCATGATGGTGCCGCCGCAGCTGAGCATCATCCCGCTGTACATGATGGTCGCCAAGCTGGAGTGGACGGACCAGCTCCAGTCGGTGATCCTGCCGTCGCTGGTGAGCGCGTTCGGCGTGTTCTTCATGCGTCAGTACCTCATCCAGGCGCTGCCCGACGAGATCATCGAGGCGGCCCGGGTGGACGGCGCGAGCAGCTGGCGTGTGGTGTGGCACGTGGTGTTCCCCGCGGCGCGTCCCGCGATGGCGGTGCTCGGCATGCTGATGTTCGTGCAGACGTGGAACGACTTCCTGTGGCCGTTCCTGGTGCTGAGCCAGACCGGCAACCCGACCGTGCAGGTCGCGGTGGCGGGCCTCGGCCGCGGATACACCCCGGACCAGTCCCTGATCATGGCGGGCGCGCTGCTCGGCACGCTGCCGCTGCTGCTGGTCTTCGCGATCTTCGGCAAGCAGATCGTGGGCGGCATCATGCAGGGCGCCGTGAAGGGCTGA
- a CDS encoding ABC transporter substrate-binding protein yields the protein MRARTLPHTRLRSSGGTRMTRRVVVLAAVTALGAGLLAGCADDSGDDGASDGSSSGGGKGKTTITLGLFGTMGFKEAGLYTEYEKLHPDIKIAENVTERNENYYPALVNHLTTNSGLMDVQAIEVGNIAEVVATQASKFEDMSKVSGVDKSNWLDWKWSQGTTKDGQTIGLGTDIGPMALCYRKDLFQAAGLPTDREAVGKLWAGDWNKFVSTGEQYKKKAKAGTFFMDSPGGLINAILSSEKEKFYDSSGEIIYKSNPAVKAAFDLTAKAAEEGLVQAQTQFQPAWDTTIANSKFATIACPPWMLGTIKGKAKAEDAGKWDVAVAPKSGNWGGSFLGVPKSGKHVKEAEAFITWLTAPEQQAKLFKVQGSFPSAPSTYTMAEVTGAKNDMTGDSPIGTVFSEAAKTAPVQVIGPKDQIIQQGLTDNGVILVTKGKSAAEAWNTATKTIDNNLDK from the coding sequence ATGCGAGCACGTACCCTCCCCCACACTCGGCTTCGCTCGAGCGGGGGGACCCGAATGACCCGCCGGGTGGTGGTTCTGGCGGCCGTCACAGCACTGGGCGCAGGGCTGCTGGCCGGCTGTGCCGACGACAGTGGGGACGACGGTGCTTCCGACGGTTCCTCGTCGGGCGGCGGCAAGGGCAAGACCACGATCACCCTGGGCCTCTTCGGCACGATGGGCTTCAAGGAAGCCGGTCTCTACACCGAGTACGAGAAGCTCCACCCCGACATCAAGATCGCCGAGAATGTCACGGAGCGGAACGAGAACTACTACCCGGCGCTCGTCAACCACCTCACCACCAACAGCGGCCTGATGGACGTCCAGGCCATCGAGGTGGGCAACATCGCCGAGGTCGTGGCCACCCAGGCGTCCAAGTTCGAGGACATGTCGAAGGTCTCGGGCGTCGACAAGAGCAACTGGCTCGACTGGAAGTGGTCGCAGGGCACCACCAAGGACGGCCAGACGATCGGCCTCGGCACCGACATCGGCCCGATGGCCCTCTGCTACCGCAAGGACCTCTTCCAGGCGGCCGGACTGCCCACCGACCGCGAGGCGGTCGGCAAGCTGTGGGCCGGCGACTGGAACAAGTTCGTCTCCACCGGTGAGCAGTACAAGAAGAAGGCCAAGGCGGGGACCTTCTTCATGGACTCCCCCGGCGGGCTGATCAACGCCATCCTCAGCAGTGAGAAGGAGAAGTTCTACGACTCCTCCGGCGAGATCATCTACAAGTCGAACCCGGCCGTGAAGGCGGCCTTCGACCTGACGGCCAAGGCGGCCGAGGAGGGCCTGGTCCAGGCCCAGACGCAGTTCCAGCCGGCCTGGGACACCACGATCGCCAACAGCAAGTTCGCGACCATCGCCTGCCCGCCGTGGATGCTCGGCACCATCAAGGGCAAGGCCAAGGCCGAGGACGCCGGCAAGTGGGACGTGGCCGTGGCCCCCAAGTCCGGCAACTGGGGCGGCTCCTTCCTGGGTGTCCCCAAGAGCGGCAAGCACGTGAAGGAGGCCGAGGCCTTCATCACCTGGCTGACCGCGCCCGAGCAGCAGGCGAAGCTGTTCAAGGTGCAGGGCTCCTTCCCGAGCGCCCCGAGCACGTACACGATGGCCGAGGTCACCGGTGCGAAGAACGACATGACGGGTGACTCCCCGATCGGTACGGTCTTCTCCGAGGCCGCCAAGACCGCCCCGGTGCAGGTGATCGGCCCGAAGGACCAGATCATCCAGCAGGGCCTGACCGACAACGGCGTCATCCTCGTGACCAAGGGCAAGTCGGCGGCGGAAGCCTGGAACACGGCGACCAAGACCATCGACAACAACTTGGACAAGTGA